The Linepithema humile isolate Giens D197 chromosome 2, Lhum_UNIL_v1.0, whole genome shotgun sequence genome has a segment encoding these proteins:
- the LOC136997880 gene encoding uncharacterized protein has translation MDQKSKLCIKLRFIDSFKFLSTSLDKLASYLTVDELKISRSEFNHLSAEHFNLLTRKGVFPYEYVDSVDKLRDTSLPSRESFYSSLTGETVSESDYAHATNVWQTFSIEDLGQYSDLYLKTDVLLLADIFENFRNTCIKSYGLDPAQYYTLPEYTWDNMLKYTGIKFELLTDIDMVLFVERGIRGGLSQCSNRYAAANNKYMPSYDPSEPSSYLMYYDVNNLYGWAMCQPLPYAKFRWVDDVASFDVMSVASDSATGYVLEVDLEYPVNLHDAHSDLPFCPTRDKPPGKREIKLLATLCDKQRYVIHYRNLQQCVRHGLRIAKIHRVLQFAQSPWLRGYIELNTQFRTLASNEFEKNLYKLMNNAVFGKTMENVRNHTDVRLVTQWDAEACSRRI, from the exons atggatcaaaaatcaaaattgtgtataaaattacggtttattgattcgtttaaatttctcaGTACAAGTCTCGACAAATTGGCATCATATTTAACTgtagatgaattaaaaatttcacgatcggaattcaatcatttatccgcggaacatttcaatttgcttactcggaaaggtgtgtttccctacgagtacgtcgacagcgtcgacaagctccgggACACAAGCCTGCCATCGCGCGAATCATTTTACAGCTCACTCACCGGAGAAACGGTATCCGAgagcgattacgcgcacgcgacaaacgTCTGGCAAACATTTTCAATCGAAGATCTAGGTCAATACAgcgatttgtatttgaaaacagacgttcttttgttggcggatattttcgaaaatttccgAAACACGTGTATAAAGAGTTACGGTTTAGATCCCGCTCAGTATTACACATTACCGGAGTACACGTGGGACAATATGTTGAAGTACACGGGCATCAAGTTCGAGTTGCTCACAGACATCGATATGGTGCTGTTTGTCGAGCGCGGTATACGCGGCGGTCTCAGCCAATGCTCCAACCGATACGCCGCCGCCAACAACAAATACATGCCATCGTACGATCCATCGGAACCGTCATCGTACCTAATGTACTATGATGTAAACAACTTGTACGGCTGGGCAATGTGTCAACCGTTGCCCTATGCCAAATTTCGATGGGTCGATGATGTCGCGAGCTTTGACGTAATGTCCGTTGCATCCGATTCGGCTACCGGTTATGTGCTGGAAGTCGATCTCGAGTATCCGGTGAATCTTCACGACGCGCACTCCGACCTACCGTTCTGCCCGACGCGCGATaagccgcccggcaagcgggagATCAAGTTACTCGCCACGCTGTGCGATAAGCAGCGTTATGTCATCCACTACCGTAATCTGCAGCAATGCGTGCGACACGGCCTgcgaattgcaaagattcaccgcgtactgcaattcgcgcaatctccGTGGCTCCGCGGATACATAGAACTAAATACGCAGTTTCGGACACTCGCGAGTAAtgaattcgagaaaaatttatacaaattgatgaacaacgcggttttcggcaaaaccatggagaatgtgcgaaatcaCACGGATGTCCGGCTCGTTACACAGTGGGATG CCGAAGCGTGTTCTCGGAGGATCTAG
- the LOC136998034 gene encoding uncharacterized protein produces the protein MCILDISKTCLYEFHYEYMAPLYRDNCKIMYIDTHSLIYFLHCEDAYRDMKRDISKFDTSDYSEDNAYGMPCANKKVPGLMKDENNGAIMTEFVGLRAKMYALRVTGQKDVKKVKGVMKNVVVRTITFDDYTRCLNDEIELTRRQSCIRSKLHEVYTVSESKLALSPYDDKRHVVSGSTDTLPWGHYKIQL, from the coding sequence atgtgcatcctcgacatatccaaaacctgcttgtacgagtttcactacgagtacatggcgcctctctatcgcgacaattgcaaaattatgtatatcgATACCCACAGTCTGATATACTTTCTGCACTGCGAGGACGCGTATCGGGATATGAAACGCGATATATCCAAATTCGACACGAGCGACTACTCCGAGGACAACGCTTACGGTATGCCGTGCGCCAACAAGAAAGTACCCGGTCTGATGAAAGACGAGAACAACGGCGCGATCATGACGGAATTTGTCGGACTGAGAGCGAAGATGTACGCGTTGAGAGTCACCGGACAAAAAGATGTCAAAAAAGTTAAAGGCGTTATGAAAAACGTAGTCGTGAGAACGATAACGTTCGACGATTACACTCGGTGTCTCAACGACGAAATCGAGCTGACGCGGCGTCAATCGTGCATCCGCTCAAAGTTGCACGAGGTGTACACCGTGTCGGAGTCGAAGCTCGCGCTCAGTCCGTACGACGATAAGCGGCACGTCGTATCCGGTTCCACCGACACTCTACCGTGGGGACATTACAAGATACAATTGTAG
- the LOC136997988 gene encoding uncharacterized protein, protein MEKERDLTVRAANIKTTGEFLPWDYECNEYLDSLKEQCRKRQRTGVVNSLVAQIARLEGVRDALHERFVPVGAGHGGYEKKGYTWKEIETAFKNRVLTGVVVNHEYIDPREFFENVKNTVIERIRSVMAEHGNVKINTAFNGEFTAGAKTAVKTIATKNCELFPTSDLQEWYTRHVVDAILTSLEEFQERDSGWALSRILNLMINVNKFNPLRAGCHIELPRKIMLKKAVVNVKSNDNACFAWAVVAALYPAKKNSDRTIEYPHYSTVLNLCDIEFPMTLPQITKFEKLNTISVNVFTTEDSKIIPLRLADNEKEKHVNLLYVRKNNDAHFACIKNLPRLVSSQLSMHKCKKYICDR, encoded by the coding sequence ATGGAGAAGGAGCGCGATCTTACCGTACGAGCAGCGAATATCAAAACGACGGGAGAGTTCCTTCCATGGGACTACGAGTGCAACGAGTACCTCGATTCTCTCAAGGAACAATGTCGCAAGAGACAACGCACCGGAGTAGTCAACTCTCTGGTGGCGCAAATCGCGCGTCTGGAGGGTGTGAGGGACGCTCTACACGAGCGTTTTGTACCCGTCGGTGCCGGACACGGCGGATACGAGAAGAAGGGCTACACGTGGAAGGAGATCGAGACGGCGTTTAAGAACCGTGTGCTGACGGGTGTGGTTGTCAATCACGAATACATCGATCCTCgtgaatttttcgaaaatgtaaaaaatacggtTATTGAGCGAATCCGGAGCGTCATGGCGGAGCATGGGAACGTTAAAATCAACACCGCGTTCAACGGGGAATTCACCGCAGGCGCCAAGACTGCCGTGAAGACCATCGCCACGAAGAACTGCGAGCTCTTTCCAACATCTGATCTACAAGAATGGTACACGAGGCATGTAGTTGACGCCATCTTGACATCCCTGGAGGAGTTTCAGGAACGCGACAGCGGATGGGCGTTGTCACGTATCCTGAACCTAATGATAAACGTCAACAAGTTCAATCCTCTGCGCGCGGGATGCCACATCGAGTTACCGCGGAAAATTATGCTGAAAAAGGCGGTAGTCAATGTTAAATCAAATGATAATGCGTGCTTTGCGTGGGCGGTGGTAGCAGCCTTGTATCctgcgaaaaaaaattcagacaGAACAATCGAATACCCACATTACTCGACGGTGCTCAACCTGTGCGATATCGAGTTCCCCATGACGCTTCcacaaataacaaaatttgagaAACTCAACACCATCTCCGTCAACGTCTTCACCACCGAAGACTCAAAAATCATCCCTCTGCGGCTCGCCGACAACGAAAAGGAGAAGCACGTCAACCTGCTCTACGTGCGTAAAAACAACGATGCACACTTTGCGTGCATAAAGAACCTGCCGCGGTTGGTGAGCTCACAACTGAGCATgcacaaatgtaaaaagtacatttgcgatcggtaa